In a single window of the Pseudohongiella acticola genome:
- a CDS encoding TVP38/TMEM64 family protein: MHKEKLETVNFFGLYTWLAVVATSLSLYFFYPDLFAPENIRQFFSDNLVVGLLGYFVISTLRGFTLVPSTPIVLAGILVFPPWPLFLVNQLAVYSSSAIVYFMARQFRFDHYFHEHYPTQVERLTALLKQRELLVISAWGFIPVVPTDMIVYVCSVLRIKLWKTLLGASIGEGIICAIYIFGGAAGLSALLDYF; this comes from the coding sequence GTGCATAAAGAAAAGCTGGAGACGGTCAATTTTTTTGGTTTGTACACATGGCTGGCGGTGGTGGCAACCTCGCTGTCGCTGTACTTTTTTTACCCTGACCTGTTTGCACCAGAGAATATCCGACAGTTCTTTTCCGACAACCTGGTCGTGGGCCTGTTGGGCTATTTTGTCATTTCCACCTTGCGCGGTTTCACGCTGGTTCCATCAACGCCCATCGTATTGGCGGGCATTCTGGTATTCCCGCCCTGGCCCCTGTTTCTGGTCAATCAGCTGGCAGTTTACTCGTCCTCAGCCATTGTCTATTTCATGGCACGCCAATTCCGTTTTGACCACTACTTTCACGAACACTACCCGACCCAGGTGGAACGCCTGACGGCGCTATTGAAGCAGCGTGAATTGCTTGTTATCAGTGCCTGGGGCTTTATACCTGTGGTGCCCACCGACATGATTGTTTACGTCTGCAGCGTGCTGAGAATCAAGCTGTGGAAAACATTGCTGGGCGCGTCCATCGGCGAAGGCATTATTTGCGCCATCTACATCTTCGGCGGTGCAGCAGGACTGAGTGCGTTGCTGGATTACTTCTGA
- a CDS encoding class I SAM-dependent methyltransferase yields MLVKIYRNIKRNITEDGLIVSSSGFLVKSMVGKIDFSRPLRILEIGSGRGAFTREIIQRMCPQSQLDVCEIKAEYNPWIEQLMTGNPDKQVRLHNCCVTELLTEAGRYDVILSSLPLKNFEGMKDNNAFLHRVIEALRFGLRDGGIYLQYQYFRSNKADIESIFGKPMDNINFVALNILPAFVYSMTKGAAEQRA; encoded by the coding sequence ATGCTCGTCAAAATCTACAGAAATATTAAACGCAATATCACCGAAGATGGCCTGATCGTCAGTAGCTCCGGCTTTCTGGTCAAATCCATGGTCGGCAAAATAGACTTTTCCCGGCCGTTGCGAATCCTTGAAATTGGCAGTGGTCGGGGCGCTTTTACCCGCGAAATCATTCAGCGCATGTGCCCGCAGTCTCAGCTCGATGTGTGTGAAATCAAGGCCGAATACAATCCCTGGATCGAACAGCTCATGACTGGCAACCCCGACAAACAGGTGCGCCTGCACAATTGCTGCGTCACCGAGTTACTGACTGAAGCCGGCCGGTATGATGTGATTCTATCTTCATTACCCCTGAAAAACTTCGAAGGCATGAAAGACAACAACGCCTTTCTGCACAGGGTAATTGAAGCCCTCAGATTTGGTCTGCGCGACGGCGGTATCTACCTGCAATATCAGTATTTCCGCAGCAACAAGGCTGACATTGAGTCCATATTTGGCAAGCCCATGGACAATATCAATTTTGTTGCGCTGAATATCCTGCCAGCATTTGTCTACAGCATGACCAAAGGCGCAGCAGAACAACGTGCATAA
- a CDS encoding RNA polymerase sigma factor, with protein sequence MTDTGMTDSEALEKTLILRTLGGRDDSAYGQLVIMHQSRVRALLRRLCGNVDSADDLAQEVFVIAHQKLPSYKGQGRFGAWLCSIAYRQFLQSYRQQRRERDVQLDYQAWQAATLATTAPDDNAGQIDLERALLNLPSVESAAITLNMTLGYSHQEVAAVMQLPLGTVKSHIRRGLEKLKQQLSSPTEQGPATVHREQSA encoded by the coding sequence TTGACTGACACAGGCATGACTGACAGCGAGGCGCTGGAAAAAACCCTGATTCTCAGAACCCTCGGCGGCAGAGACGACAGCGCGTACGGGCAGCTGGTGATCATGCATCAGAGCCGGGTCCGGGCACTGCTACGCCGCCTGTGTGGCAACGTAGATTCGGCTGATGACCTGGCGCAGGAGGTATTTGTTATTGCCCATCAGAAGCTGCCCAGTTATAAAGGACAGGGACGTTTTGGCGCGTGGTTGTGCAGCATTGCCTACCGCCAGTTTTTACAGTCATATCGTCAGCAGCGGCGGGAGCGGGACGTCCAGCTTGATTATCAGGCATGGCAGGCAGCAACACTGGCAACCACGGCGCCGGATGACAATGCCGGGCAAATTGACCTGGAGCGCGCCCTGCTGAACCTGCCTTCTGTTGAATCCGCCGCCATTACCCTGAACATGACGCTGGGGTATTCGCACCAGGAAGTCGCAGCAGTCATGCAGTTGCCTTTGGGCACTGTCAAATCGCATATCAGACGCGGTCTGGAGAAGCTGAAACAACAGTTATCCAGCCCGACAGAACAGGGCCCAGCGACTGTTCACAGGGAGCAATCAGCATGA
- a CDS encoding DUF6249 domain-containing protein, with product MNDEWVPIAMFFCLAASLITFIYLRHVSQVRKMDTVLKLAERNGGVTDKMLQMLGENNTPRNDLRKGLILTAISLPVILGFVLQGNRDAAIFVGGVLLCAGLAYLAVMKYGNKLDGGRQELD from the coding sequence ATGAATGACGAATGGGTCCCTATAGCAATGTTTTTTTGTCTCGCCGCAAGCCTGATTACATTTATCTATCTGCGCCATGTCAGCCAGGTTCGCAAAATGGACACGGTGCTGAAGCTGGCCGAGCGAAACGGTGGAGTCACAGACAAAATGCTGCAAATGCTCGGCGAAAACAACACACCCCGGAATGACCTGCGCAAAGGGCTGATTCTCACGGCGATCAGCCTGCCCGTGATTCTGGGTTTTGTGTTACAGGGCAACCGGGACGCGGCGATTTTTGTGGGCGGCGTGCTCCTATGTGCCGGGCTGGCGTATCTGGCAGTGATGAAATATGGTAATAAACTCGATGGTGGCCGGCAGGAACTGGATTGA
- a CDS encoding AtaL-like protein has product MSELLEFEHIIEVNDLSNPDMLALSREVLWQGLVYRASYPDHFNPALSCRLEPGTENRFVRCIDVGELQLRDEVTLVPMQEIHTLIDGRTQAMHAESVTSIDEPEPGRLFVRFRYRRDAIAVEGGLNANDYLKEAYRQQDLEAIKTIREMAANKQLSGNSGH; this is encoded by the coding sequence GTGTCTGAGTTGCTGGAGTTTGAACATATCATTGAGGTTAATGACCTTAGCAATCCCGACATGCTGGCGCTGAGCCGCGAGGTTTTGTGGCAGGGGCTGGTGTATCGCGCCAGCTACCCCGATCACTTTAATCCCGCGCTGAGTTGCCGGCTCGAACCGGGGACCGAAAACCGGTTTGTGCGCTGCATTGATGTGGGGGAGTTACAGTTACGGGACGAAGTTACGCTGGTGCCGATGCAGGAAATTCATACCCTGATCGACGGCCGGACCCAGGCGATGCATGCAGAAAGTGTCACCAGTATTGATGAGCCGGAACCTGGTCGCTTATTTGTCCGGTTTCGCTACAGACGAGATGCCATTGCGGTTGAAGGGGGACTGAATGCCAACGATTACCTCAAAGAGGCGTATCGGCAGCAGGATCTGGAAGCCATCAAAACCATCCGTGAGATGGCCGCCAATAAACAACTGTCCGGAAACAGCGGTCATTAA
- a CDS encoding acyl-CoA thioesterase has product MHPLDTAISLDQLSKGSYRAHTSAAYANMVGPFGGVTSALLLNAVMRHEDKLGDPISLTVNFAAPVADGEILVEAQPVRTNRSTQHWLMQATQNDEVVAFATAVTAVRRETWSAHEALPPRDAPDPLTLARMDTTDKPVWTQCYDMRYMDGDMPAQPGGAGEPDGEEQNHSYSCLWVRDEPPRPLDFVSLSAICDSYFPRIFIRRQRRLPIGTISMTTYFHADTAMLSAQGEQFLLATAKALNFRNGYFDQTAEVWSADRQLLASTHQMVYFRD; this is encoded by the coding sequence ATGCATCCGCTGGATACCGCAATCAGCCTTGATCAACTAAGCAAGGGCAGCTACCGGGCTCACACCAGCGCGGCCTATGCCAATATGGTGGGCCCTTTTGGTGGGGTCACCTCGGCGCTGCTGCTCAATGCCGTGATGCGGCATGAAGACAAGCTGGGCGACCCGATTTCGTTGACCGTGAATTTTGCCGCGCCGGTCGCCGATGGCGAGATTCTGGTGGAAGCGCAGCCGGTGCGAACCAATCGTTCCACGCAGCACTGGTTGATGCAGGCGACGCAGAATGATGAAGTGGTCGCGTTCGCCACCGCCGTGACAGCGGTGCGACGCGAAACCTGGTCGGCGCATGAGGCGTTGCCTCCCCGGGACGCGCCAGATCCGCTGACTCTGGCGCGCATGGACACGACCGACAAACCTGTGTGGACGCAGTGCTACGACATGCGTTACATGGACGGTGACATGCCGGCACAGCCAGGTGGGGCGGGAGAGCCAGATGGGGAGGAGCAGAACCACTCCTATTCATGTTTGTGGGTGCGCGACGAGCCGCCCAGGCCGCTGGATTTTGTGTCGCTGTCTGCCATCTGTGACAGTTACTTTCCGCGCATTTTTATCCGGCGTCAGCGGCGCCTGCCGATTGGTACCATCAGTATGACCACGTATTTTCACGCTGACACGGCCATGCTGTCGGCGCAGGGCGAGCAGTTTCTGCTGGCAACCGCGAAGGCGCTCAACTTTCGCAATGGCTATTTTGATCAGACCGCTGAAGTGTGGTCAGCTGACCGGCAGTTGCTGGCCAGTACGCACCAAATGGTGTATTTCAGAGACTGA
- a CDS encoding hotdog fold thioesterase, with translation MAIWTRDTTLEQMAEHASNSAVTALGIEFTDIGDDFLRGRMPVDHRTVQPFGILHGGASVLFAETLGSVAANRCLRRDDQVAVGLDINANHIRPVSSGWVIGTAKAVHIGGTTQVWEIRIETEAGKTVCVSRLTMAIIARPAS, from the coding sequence ATGGCAATCTGGACCCGCGACACGACGCTGGAACAAATGGCAGAGCACGCCAGCAACTCGGCCGTCACTGCTCTGGGCATCGAATTCACTGACATCGGTGACGACTTTCTGCGCGGGCGTATGCCGGTAGATCACCGCACCGTACAACCATTCGGCATACTGCATGGTGGTGCGTCGGTGCTGTTCGCAGAAACCCTGGGCAGTGTCGCCGCCAACCGCTGCCTGCGGCGGGACGATCAGGTGGCGGTTGGCCTCGATATCAACGCCAATCATATCCGCCCGGTATCGTCAGGCTGGGTGATCGGCACGGCAAAAGCGGTCCATATTGGTGGTACGACGCAGGTCTGGGAGATCAGGATCGAAACTGAGGCCGGAAAAACGGTGTGTGTCTCCCGCCTGACCATGGCGATTATTGCCCGGCCGGCGAGTTAG
- a CDS encoding aldo/keto reductase — translation MNYRYIGTSGLRVSPICMGTMSFGSWSDEKESFRILDKAYERGINFYDTAEVYPVPPRKETVGLTETIFGKWIKTRDRDSLIIATKVAGAASGWFVPPIRQGLTAIDRHHIERAVEGSLQRLGIDYIDLYQVHWPDTVVPIDESMDALDRLVESGKVRYLGTSNENAYGLTKANTVAEYEGYARFQSIQNNFSLLNRRFLDELATVCRRENVSLLPYSPIGGGVLSGKYNEQKAPPNSRFGEYLQMDNPRQRAMADRFVNPGTLDSTARYIEIARQAGMSPTTLATAWSMNFDFVASTIIGARTADQLDESLAALDVTLSDDIMRQCDVVHKDIPYPMG, via the coding sequence ATGAATTATCGATATATCGGCACCAGCGGCCTGCGCGTCAGCCCCATCTGCATGGGCACCATGAGCTTTGGCAGCTGGAGTGATGAAAAGGAATCCTTCCGTATTCTGGACAAGGCTTACGAGCGCGGCATCAATTTTTATGACACCGCGGAGGTCTACCCGGTACCACCGCGCAAGGAAACCGTGGGACTCACCGAAACCATCTTCGGCAAATGGATCAAGACCCGCGACCGGGACTCCCTGATCATTGCCACCAAGGTCGCAGGCGCAGCTTCGGGCTGGTTTGTGCCGCCAATTCGCCAGGGCCTGACAGCCATTGACCGGCACCACATTGAACGCGCCGTCGAGGGCAGCCTGCAGCGCCTGGGTATTGATTATATCGACCTGTATCAGGTGCACTGGCCCGACACGGTCGTACCCATTGATGAATCCATGGACGCGCTGGACCGGCTGGTGGAATCTGGCAAAGTGCGCTACCTGGGCACGTCCAATGAAAATGCTTATGGCCTGACCAAGGCCAACACGGTCGCCGAGTACGAGGGTTACGCGCGTTTTCAGTCCATCCAGAATAATTTCTCGTTGCTCAACCGTCGCTTCCTGGACGAACTGGCGACAGTATGCCGGCGCGAAAACGTGTCGCTGCTACCCTACTCTCCCATTGGCGGAGGCGTACTGAGCGGCAAATACAATGAACAGAAGGCACCGCCCAACAGTCGTTTCGGGGAATATCTGCAAATGGACAATCCGCGTCAGCGCGCGATGGCAGACCGCTTTGTGAATCCGGGCACACTGGACTCAACCGCTCGTTATATCGAGATCGCTCGCCAGGCCGGCATGTCACCAACAACGCTGGCAACTGCGTGGAGCATGAATTTTGATTTTGTCGCCTCTACCATCATTGGTGCCCGCACCGCGGACCAGCTTGATGAGTCACTGGCAGCGCTGGACGTGACCTTGAGTGACGACATCATGCGACAGTGCGATGTCGTGCATAAGGACATTCCGTATCCGATGGGATAA
- a CDS encoding DUF6265 family protein translates to MHTTIKSFCVAGLFGLVSSVSLAQGPAATIDQLDWMTGNYAGNLGPNTLEENWIAPEGGSIAAMVRMTGNGGTSMFEMITIEEVDGSLVLNVQQFDAGFKPRTPEPTTMELAMIMDNHVHFNAVTEGGMRSLGYTLDGDTFTIHVEQANGQTMDIALQKRSLWD, encoded by the coding sequence ATGCACACCACCATCAAATCGTTTTGCGTCGCCGGCCTTTTCGGGCTGGTTTCAAGTGTCAGTCTGGCTCAGGGGCCTGCCGCCACCATTGATCAACTGGACTGGATGACCGGCAACTATGCTGGCAACCTGGGCCCGAATACGCTGGAAGAGAACTGGATTGCGCCCGAGGGGGGCTCGATTGCAGCCATGGTCCGTATGACCGGTAACGGTGGCACCAGCATGTTCGAAATGATTACCATCGAAGAGGTCGACGGCTCGCTGGTGTTGAATGTTCAGCAGTTTGATGCCGGTTTCAAGCCACGCACGCCAGAACCCACCACCATGGAGCTGGCCATGATCATGGACAACCATGTGCATTTTAATGCGGTAACGGAAGGCGGCATGCGCTCGTTGGGTTATACGCTGGACGGTGATACCTTCACGATCCATGTGGAACAGGCCAATGGTCAGACCATGGATATCGCGCTGCAAAAACGCAGCCTTTGGGATTGA
- a CDS encoding SDR family NAD(P)-dependent oxidoreductase translates to MTDFRDKTAVISGGAEGIGFSIAQALGAQGMNIVLGDIDPAQLDKAVASLTEQGVPALGVVMDVTRPEQWQQLGQRSVDRFGSIHMLVNNAGVGGGTGTVEQIDERDWRWVLDVNLMGVIYGTQTLIPLIKQHGEGGWLINVASMAGMAGVPYAGAYTATKTAVVGMSESWFAELQLHNIQVSVLCPAFVKTRINLSERNRQSDYQRQQQETEQDVAMAARMQAIVDNGLAVDVVGQRVVEAVGQGELYIFTHPNYRQVVQQRYQAIDEAFARAAYSPLLASVVDEEIVGFT, encoded by the coding sequence ATGACTGACTTCAGGGATAAAACCGCCGTCATCAGTGGCGGTGCGGAAGGCATTGGCTTCAGTATTGCGCAGGCACTAGGCGCGCAGGGCATGAACATTGTGCTCGGCGATATTGACCCGGCGCAACTGGACAAGGCGGTGGCAAGTCTGACGGAGCAGGGTGTGCCGGCATTGGGTGTGGTGATGGATGTCACCCGCCCTGAGCAATGGCAACAGCTGGGCCAACGGTCCGTTGATCGTTTTGGCTCAATCCATATGCTGGTCAACAATGCCGGTGTCGGGGGTGGCACCGGAACTGTTGAACAGATTGATGAGCGCGACTGGCGCTGGGTGCTGGACGTCAACCTTATGGGTGTCATCTATGGCACGCAGACACTGATACCGTTAATCAAACAGCACGGTGAAGGTGGTTGGTTGATCAATGTCGCGTCCATGGCCGGGATGGCGGGAGTGCCCTACGCGGGCGCATACACCGCAACCAAAACGGCTGTTGTGGGCATGTCGGAGAGCTGGTTTGCGGAATTGCAACTGCACAATATCCAGGTGTCGGTGCTGTGTCCTGCCTTTGTCAAAACCCGGATCAACCTGTCCGAGCGCAATCGCCAGAGCGATTATCAGCGTCAACAGCAGGAAACCGAGCAGGATGTTGCCATGGCAGCGCGCATGCAGGCGATTGTTGATAATGGCCTGGCAGTGGACGTTGTGGGTCAGCGCGTGGTCGAAGCGGTAGGGCAGGGCGAATTGTATATTTTCACCCATCCCAACTACCGCCAGGTGGTGCAGCAGCGCTATCAGGCGATTGATGAAGCGTTTGCGCGAGCCGCCTACAGTCCGTTGCTGGCGTCTGTGGTTGATGAAGAAATTGTCGGTTTTACCTGA
- a CDS encoding sensor histidine kinase, producing the protein MKHIFTLVLLLSVSLRANADVFAVFRDADGSTNWQYIANTSASLLILILLVVLFFLVRANLRAGRSNRALKEIKATLEDRVDRRTQVLQETAEQLRNREAYITSIVNSMPVMLIVVNEQLQVTQWNKTAEDITGRPFADVTGKNLWAAYPAITLTDEQVDSVLSSGQTLRLKHTQRGQYSFDITLYRLRDSDDTGIVILISDITKQVNAENKVAERDKLSALGELASAMAYDISLPINTIFQHVSDAREKIEATDLGPVQSLLLQEVEIVRQSAQQATAISQNLLDFARSHSNSKQVADIPAIMDQSIAQASDLFTDSDGLAFRDVEIRRSYADELPPMSCFPAELEQAFTRVLRSAYYALKAKGPEASSPPLIHVEIGQFFDSLWIKVLHKGKPLSASEQLDIFEPFFVSTSDTGAYPVEHRLSYPYFIITEHHRGHMSVTSDDQFGTCFNIQLSLV; encoded by the coding sequence ATGAAGCACATTTTCACTCTGGTTTTATTGCTGAGCGTCAGTCTGAGAGCCAATGCCGACGTGTTCGCCGTTTTTCGCGATGCTGATGGCTCCACCAACTGGCAATACATCGCCAATACCAGCGCCAGCCTGCTGATCCTGATTCTGCTGGTGGTGTTGTTCTTTCTGGTGCGTGCCAACCTGCGTGCCGGCCGCTCAAACCGGGCGTTAAAAGAGATCAAGGCGACTCTGGAAGACCGCGTTGATCGCCGCACCCAGGTGCTGCAGGAGACCGCAGAGCAATTGCGTAATCGTGAGGCTTACATCACCAGCATTGTAAATTCGATGCCGGTGATGCTGATAGTTGTCAATGAGCAACTACAGGTCACTCAGTGGAACAAAACCGCTGAAGACATTACTGGCCGCCCGTTTGCCGATGTCACCGGCAAAAACCTGTGGGCAGCGTATCCGGCGATTACCCTCACGGACGAACAGGTCGACAGCGTGCTGAGTTCCGGGCAGACCCTGCGTCTGAAACACACGCAGCGTGGTCAGTACAGTTTTGATATCACCCTGTACCGGCTGCGGGACTCGGATGACACCGGTATTGTGATTCTGATCTCCGACATCACCAAACAGGTGAACGCCGAGAACAAGGTGGCCGAACGCGACAAACTGTCCGCACTGGGGGAGCTCGCGTCTGCCATGGCCTATGACATCAGTCTGCCAATTAATACCATTTTCCAGCATGTGTCGGATGCCCGTGAGAAGATCGAGGCAACGGATCTGGGGCCGGTACAATCGTTGTTGCTGCAGGAAGTCGAGATTGTCCGGCAGAGTGCTCAGCAGGCAACCGCAATTTCACAGAATCTGCTCGATTTTGCGCGTAGCCACAGCAATTCCAAACAGGTGGCTGACATCCCTGCCATCATGGACCAGAGCATAGCTCAGGCCAGTGATCTGTTCACTGACAGTGACGGGCTGGCGTTCAGGGACGTGGAAATACGCCGCAGCTATGCGGATGAGCTGCCGCCCATGTCCTGTTTCCCGGCCGAACTGGAGCAGGCGTTTACGCGTGTACTGCGCAGTGCCTATTATGCACTCAAGGCCAAGGGGCCCGAGGCATCGTCGCCACCGCTGATTCATGTCGAGATCGGTCAGTTCTTTGATTCACTGTGGATCAAGGTATTGCACAAGGGTAAACCCTTGAGCGCGAGCGAACAGCTGGACATTTTTGAGCCCTTCTTTGTCAGCACCTCTGACACCGGTGCCTACCCGGTTGAGCACCGCCTGTCCTATCCGTACTTTATTATCACTGAACATCACCGTGGTCATATGTCAGTGACTTCCGATGATCAGTTTGGCACCTGCTTCAACATCCAGTTGTCACTGGTCTGA
- a CDS encoding methyltransferase domain-containing protein: MSTDLHRERLDAVLHEIRGSEARCVVDLGCGNGELLVWLRELDQITRLIGIDIDTTVLAEARQALNIDMFNPSAELKVCRGSFENTDWYSKGGDGSIDAAIMLETIEHIEPGRLSRVEDTVFRALRPPLVIITTPNKEYNPIHGMADHEIRHPGHFFEWTRAQFRSWCEGVAGRHRYTARYADIGETHPTLGSSTQMVCFESDQ, encoded by the coding sequence ATGAGCACCGATCTGCACCGTGAACGACTTGACGCAGTATTGCACGAGATTCGTGGCAGCGAGGCCCGTTGTGTGGTCGACCTGGGTTGTGGCAATGGCGAACTGCTGGTCTGGTTGCGCGAGCTCGACCAGATAACCCGCCTGATCGGTATTGATATCGACACCACCGTTCTGGCAGAGGCGCGCCAGGCGCTGAATATTGACATGTTCAACCCGTCCGCTGAGTTAAAGGTGTGCCGCGGCTCCTTTGAAAATACGGATTGGTACAGTAAAGGCGGTGACGGCAGCATTGACGCCGCAATCATGCTGGAGACCATCGAGCATATCGAGCCTGGCCGCCTGTCTCGTGTTGAAGACACCGTGTTTCGGGCACTACGACCACCGCTTGTGATCATCACCACCCCCAATAAGGAATACAACCCGATTCATGGAATGGCCGATCACGAAATTCGTCACCCGGGCCATTTTTTTGAATGGACACGTGCGCAATTCAGGTCGTGGTGCGAAGGCGTTGCCGGGCGCCACCGCTATACTGCCCGCTACGCAGACATTGGTGAGACACACCCGACGCTGGGCAGCTCAACGCAGATGGTCTGTTTTGAATCAGACCAGTGA